One genomic segment of Streptomyces niveus includes these proteins:
- a CDS encoding type III polyketide synthase, with protein MPTLCKPSVHVPEYTITAEETMEFAAKVHAGKPQLPLALRLIQNTGVRKRHIVQPIEKTLRHPGFEERNRIYELESKKRCPPVIEEALANADLRAEDIDAIIYVSCTGFLMPSLTAWLINTMGFRYDTRQLPIAQLGCAAGGAAINRAHDFCAAHPDSNVLIVSCELCSLCYQPTDDDISALLSDGLFGDAVGAAVVRGNGGTGVSLERNAAYLIPNTEDWISYAVRDTGFHFQLDRRVPGTMEPLAPVLRDFTRSHGWDVGNLDFYIIHAGGPRILDDLAKFLNVDRKVFRHSWSTLADYGNIASAVVLEALRRQFEEETILPSAATGMIAGFGPGITAEMALGSWTVDTQGNPATAPASYLYSGGTI; from the coding sequence ATGCCAACGCTATGCAAGCCGTCGGTGCATGTTCCGGAATACACGATCACGGCGGAAGAGACGATGGAATTCGCCGCGAAGGTACATGCGGGAAAGCCGCAGCTGCCGCTTGCGCTTCGATTGATTCAGAACACCGGAGTGCGGAAGCGTCATATCGTGCAGCCCATCGAGAAGACGCTCAGGCATCCGGGCTTCGAGGAGCGCAACCGCATCTATGAGCTGGAGTCGAAGAAGCGCTGCCCGCCGGTCATCGAGGAGGCCCTGGCGAACGCGGACCTCCGGGCCGAGGACATCGACGCGATCATCTACGTGTCGTGCACCGGGTTCCTGATGCCCTCCCTCACCGCCTGGCTGATCAACACCATGGGGTTCCGGTACGACACGCGCCAGTTGCCGATCGCGCAGCTGGGCTGCGCCGCCGGAGGAGCGGCGATCAACCGGGCCCACGACTTCTGCGCCGCCCACCCCGACAGCAACGTCCTGATCGTCTCCTGCGAGCTGTGCTCGCTCTGCTACCAGCCCACCGACGACGACATCAGCGCGCTGCTGTCCGACGGCCTGTTCGGTGACGCGGTCGGCGCCGCCGTCGTGCGGGGAAACGGTGGTACCGGTGTCAGCCTGGAGCGCAACGCCGCCTATCTGATTCCGAACACCGAGGACTGGATCTCGTACGCCGTGCGCGACACCGGCTTCCATTTCCAGCTCGACCGCCGAGTGCCCGGAACGATGGAACCGCTCGCCCCGGTACTGCGCGATTTCACCAGGAGCCACGGCTGGGACGTCGGCAACCTCGACTTCTACATCATTCACGCCGGCGGTCCGCGGATTCTGGACGACCTGGCGAAGTTCCTCAATGTCGACCGCAAGGTGTTCCGGCACAGCTGGTCCACCCTGGCCGATTACGGAAACATCGCCAGCGCTGTCGTCCTGGAGGCGCTGCGGAGGCAATTCGAGGAGGAGACGATACTGCCGTCGGCCGCCACGGGAATGATCGCAGGTTTCGGTCCCGGCATTACCGCCGAGATGGCGCTGGGCAGTTGGACCGTGGACACACAAGGAAACCCGGCCACCGCGCCGGCGTCGTACCTGTATTCGGGAGGGACAATATGA
- a CDS encoding cupin domain-containing protein gives MSGLIVPPGQGRKLITKAQEVTFKVTAEDGSSISCFEVVVPPGFDVGAHTHTRSQEFFYVLEGELELLAFEPAERTGNDWHDWKSADGDQVVSAGAGACMFVPPGCPHAFRNATDEPARMLFQSYPSPDHERYFEEIVEIFSAGASVDAGAVEAMRERYDVRQITPLRYEPPTLADARPATAQGR, from the coding sequence ATGAGCGGCCTGATAGTTCCCCCCGGTCAGGGGCGAAAGCTGATCACCAAGGCACAGGAGGTCACCTTCAAGGTCACCGCCGAGGACGGGTCATCCATATCGTGCTTCGAGGTGGTCGTGCCGCCCGGGTTCGATGTCGGGGCGCACACGCACACCCGGTCCCAGGAGTTCTTCTACGTCCTGGAAGGGGAGTTGGAGCTGCTGGCCTTCGAGCCTGCCGAACGCACCGGGAACGACTGGCACGACTGGAAGTCCGCCGACGGTGACCAGGTCGTCAGCGCGGGCGCCGGCGCCTGCATGTTCGTTCCCCCCGGCTGCCCGCACGCGTTCAGGAACGCCACCGACGAGCCGGCCCGGATGCTGTTCCAGAGCTACCCCTCGCCCGACCACGAACGGTACTTCGAGGAGATCGTGGAGATCTTCTCGGCCGGCGCCTCCGTGGACGCCGGCGCCGTGGAGGCGATGCGCGAGCGCTACGACGTACGCCAGATCACACCGCTGCGCTACGAGCCGCCCACACTCGCGGACGCCCGGCCGGCGACGGCACAGGGGAGGTGA
- a CDS encoding FAD-binding oxidoreductase has protein sequence MTSRRSFLVGAGATALAVTAFQGSSAARTASGGKWHQLRRHLRGRLVLPSDPDYRRAKQLYLIQFDDSRPRAIAYCASAADVALCLRFAQDHALPIAVRSGGHSAGGYSTTEGLVIDVSRIDSTVLGRDTATIGPGAQLVDITNTLAPAGLTISGGYCPTVAAGGYFAGGGMGLFTRSIGMASDKVTSAEVVLADGSVVTASPRRNSDLYWAVRGGGGGNFGVVTSYEVTPTPLTDLAACNLSWRFDQALDMLDGWARWLVDAPRAIGSGLLVTLEDAAPGKVPMATIFLGSVDTGGGFDGEIDRLVSLIGHAPSFRQTHTAPYQDILMDLYQCGGLTVQQCHRADTSPGGQLTRPAFGLWRSRLFGEDAMPREGWAKALSVLDSERQAGQMRQLQVVAIGGAVNSVSRGATAYVHRDSLFSASFLTSNSVAPVPDEAKESAGRFVDAGFAVLDPYSNGETYQNFYDSRLPDWQSSYYAENYPRLKRVKRSYDPHNIFRFAQSIR, from the coding sequence ATGACCAGTAGAAGATCCTTCCTCGTCGGCGCGGGTGCGACCGCGCTGGCGGTCACGGCGTTCCAGGGCTCCTCCGCCGCCCGGACCGCGTCGGGCGGCAAGTGGCACCAGTTGCGCCGCCACCTGCGCGGACGGCTGGTACTGCCGTCGGACCCGGACTACCGGAGGGCGAAGCAGCTCTATCTGATCCAGTTCGACGACAGCCGTCCCCGGGCGATCGCCTACTGCGCCTCCGCCGCCGACGTGGCGCTGTGCCTGCGCTTCGCCCAGGACCACGCCCTGCCCATCGCCGTGCGCAGCGGCGGCCACAGCGCGGGCGGATACTCCACGACGGAGGGTCTCGTCATCGACGTGTCCCGGATCGACTCCACCGTCCTCGGCCGCGACACGGCGACGATCGGCCCCGGGGCGCAGCTCGTCGACATCACGAACACGCTCGCGCCGGCCGGGCTGACGATTTCCGGCGGCTACTGTCCGACGGTCGCGGCCGGCGGCTACTTCGCGGGCGGCGGCATGGGCCTGTTCACCCGGAGTATCGGCATGGCGTCGGACAAGGTGACGTCGGCGGAGGTCGTCCTCGCCGACGGGAGCGTCGTGACCGCTTCACCGCGCCGCAACAGCGACCTCTACTGGGCCGTCCGCGGCGGCGGGGGCGGCAACTTCGGCGTCGTGACGTCCTACGAGGTCACCCCGACGCCCCTCACCGATCTCGCCGCCTGCAACCTCTCCTGGAGATTCGACCAGGCGCTGGACATGCTCGACGGCTGGGCGCGCTGGCTGGTCGACGCGCCCCGCGCGATCGGCAGCGGGCTCCTGGTGACGCTTGAGGACGCCGCGCCCGGCAAGGTCCCGATGGCGACCATCTTCCTGGGCTCCGTGGACACGGGCGGCGGGTTCGACGGCGAGATCGACCGGCTCGTCTCCCTGATCGGCCACGCCCCGTCGTTCCGGCAGACGCACACGGCGCCCTACCAGGACATCCTGATGGACCTCTATCAGTGCGGCGGTCTCACGGTGCAGCAGTGCCACCGCGCCGACACCTCCCCCGGTGGTCAACTCACCCGGCCGGCCTTCGGGTTGTGGCGCAGCCGCCTGTTCGGTGAGGATGCCATGCCGCGGGAGGGCTGGGCGAAGGCGCTCTCGGTCCTCGACTCGGAGCGGCAGGCCGGGCAGATGCGCCAGTTGCAGGTCGTCGCCATCGGCGGGGCGGTCAACTCGGTGTCGCGCGGCGCCACCGCGTACGTCCATCGCGACAGCCTCTTCTCGGCGAGTTTCCTCACCTCGAACTCCGTCGCACCGGTCCCGGACGAGGCCAAGGAGTCGGCCGGACGGTTCGTCGACGCCGGGTTCGCCGTACTCGATCCCTATTCGAACGGCGAGACGTACCAGAACTTCTACGACTCCCGCCTGCCGGACTGGCAGAGCTCCTACTACGCCGAGAACTATCCGCGGCTCAAGCGCGTCAAGAGGAGCTACGACCCGCACAACATCTTCCGGTTCGCGCAGAGCATCCGCTGA
- the wrbA gene encoding NAD(P)H:quinone oxidoreductase yields MEAVNAAIIYYSATGAVHSMARAAAEGAEKAGARVRLRKVPELAPPAAIDAKPAWARHIQDTADVAEAALEDLEWADAVLFGTPTRFGNPSMQLKAFIDTTGGLWRQNKLADKVYSVFTSTGSAHGGHESTILALGNVFYHWGGVIVPPGYTDPGRNGVGNPYGTSHWAADGPPGEAVLDCANYQARRAVVVAAALKAGRRTL; encoded by the coding sequence ATGGAAGCCGTCAACGCCGCGATCATCTACTACAGCGCGACCGGCGCCGTCCACAGCATGGCGCGCGCCGCCGCCGAGGGCGCGGAGAAGGCCGGCGCGCGGGTACGGCTGCGCAAGGTCCCCGAACTGGCGCCGCCGGCGGCGATCGACGCCAAGCCGGCCTGGGCCAGGCACATACAGGACACGGCCGATGTCGCCGAGGCGGCCCTGGAGGACCTGGAGTGGGCCGACGCGGTGCTGTTCGGCACCCCCACCCGCTTCGGGAATCCGTCCATGCAGCTCAAGGCGTTCATCGACACCACCGGCGGCCTGTGGCGGCAGAACAAGCTCGCAGACAAGGTGTACTCGGTCTTCACCTCCACCGGCTCCGCGCACGGCGGGCACGAGTCCACCATCCTGGCGCTGGGGAACGTTTTCTACCACTGGGGCGGCGTCATCGTGCCCCCCGGTTACACCGACCCCGGCCGGAACGGGGTCGGCAATCCGTACGGCACCTCGCACTGGGCCGCCGACGGCCCGCCCGGTGAAGCGGTTCTGGACTGCGCCAACTACCAGGCCCGGCGCGCCGTCGTCGTGGCGGCGGCCCTCAAGGCCGGCCGCCGCACCCTCTGA
- a CDS encoding aromatic prenyltransferase: MPEATQLEDIYAAIEETARLAHVACSREKVWPALNAFGDGLADAHIVFSLATGERYAGELAFDFTVPPDAGDPYAVAVSNGLAEKTEHPVAALFPEIRERCPVDSFGVDYGIVGGFKKAYVSFPLAEPQRLSTLTGIPSMPRALAEHADSFAAHGLDGKVSAIAIDYAHRTWNVYFSGLSAEQLEEKAVLSLLRTNGLPEPSARMTDFIRTTFAVYPTFGWDSSKAERISFSARSTDPAALPARYEPRIGEFAGNVPYTYAGERVLVYAGALSAGEECYKIAAYHQKTPQLSDRVRPPTSK; this comes from the coding sequence ATGCCCGAAGCCACTCAACTGGAAGACATATACGCGGCGATAGAGGAAACGGCCCGGCTGGCGCACGTGGCCTGCTCACGGGAGAAGGTCTGGCCGGCCCTGAACGCTTTCGGGGACGGGCTCGCGGACGCCCATATCGTATTCAGCCTGGCTACGGGCGAACGCTACGCGGGAGAGCTCGCGTTCGACTTCACCGTGCCCCCGGATGCCGGTGATCCGTATGCCGTCGCCGTGTCGAACGGACTCGCCGAGAAGACGGAGCATCCGGTCGCAGCCCTGTTCCCGGAGATCCGGGAGCGGTGCCCCGTCGACAGCTTCGGTGTCGACTACGGAATCGTCGGCGGCTTCAAGAAGGCCTATGTGTCCTTCCCCCTCGCCGAGCCGCAGCGACTGTCGACGCTCACCGGCATCCCGTCCATGCCGCGTGCTCTGGCGGAACACGCCGACTCCTTCGCCGCCCACGGCCTGGACGGCAAGGTGTCGGCCATCGCGATCGACTACGCCCACAGAACGTGGAACGTGTACTTCAGCGGACTCTCCGCCGAACAGCTCGAAGAGAAGGCCGTCCTGTCGCTGCTCCGTACGAACGGACTGCCGGAACCGAGTGCGCGGATGACGGATTTCATCCGGACCACCTTCGCCGTGTATCCCACCTTCGGCTGGGACTCCTCGAAGGCCGAGCGGATCTCGTTCTCCGCGAGAAGTACGGACCCGGCGGCGCTTCCCGCCCGGTACGAACCGCGGATCGGCGAATTCGCGGGCAACGTGCCGTACACGTACGCGGGCGAGCGCGTACTCGTCTACGCAGGCGCTCTGTCGGCGGGCGAGGAGTGCTACAAGATCGCGGCCTACCACCAGAAAACGCCTCAGCTGTCTGATCGGGTTCGCCCCCCGACCTCGAAGTAG
- a CDS encoding DegT/DnrJ/EryC1/StrS family aminotransferase, producing MDRIPLVHSSLGEKELAAVAEVFSSGWPAGQGPRGKALETQLAERYGVGDAVALSNCGAALHLAMLALGVKPGDEVIVADYTFPAPAHAVRYVDAVPVFADVRADTGTVDPQAVADLIGPRTVGVIAVDTVGLPADYAELNSIADRHGLFVVEDAACAVGATYQGRQAGALAPVACLSFHGRKGATSGEGGALITADPALAADARLRSSFGIGSIFDQAQTVGLPIPVFTDIGYNYKLSDIAAAILQVQLERVEELLERRSAVAARYAELLADEELLTVPHVPQDRTHAWQSYVVTLDRAVDRGEVATALRAQGIGSGHGTWATHLQPVYRSKQRCPVSADLFRRNLAVPMHAELTMSQVERVVEVLRTALRTSASGRAA from the coding sequence ATGGACCGTATCCCCCTCGTCCACTCCAGTCTGGGAGAGAAGGAACTGGCGGCCGTCGCCGAGGTGTTCTCCTCGGGCTGGCCCGCCGGCCAGGGACCGAGAGGAAAGGCGCTGGAGACCCAACTCGCCGAGCGCTACGGGGTCGGTGACGCGGTCGCGCTGAGCAACTGCGGCGCCGCGCTCCACCTGGCCATGCTCGCGCTCGGGGTGAAGCCGGGCGACGAGGTGATCGTCGCCGACTACACCTTCCCCGCTCCCGCCCACGCCGTGAGGTACGTCGACGCGGTCCCGGTCTTCGCGGACGTACGCGCCGACACCGGCACCGTGGACCCGCAGGCGGTGGCCGACCTGATCGGTCCCCGGACCGTGGGCGTGATCGCGGTGGACACGGTCGGCCTGCCCGCCGACTACGCGGAACTGAACTCGATCGCGGACCGCCACGGACTGTTCGTCGTCGAGGACGCCGCGTGCGCGGTGGGCGCGACGTACCAGGGGCGGCAGGCGGGGGCGCTGGCGCCGGTCGCCTGTCTCTCCTTCCACGGACGCAAGGGAGCCACCAGCGGTGAGGGCGGGGCCCTGATCACCGCCGACCCCGCGCTCGCCGCGGACGCGAGGCTCCGCTCGTCGTTCGGTATCGGGAGCATCTTCGACCAGGCGCAGACCGTCGGTCTGCCGATCCCGGTGTTCACCGACATCGGCTACAACTACAAGCTCTCCGACATAGCCGCGGCGATCCTCCAGGTGCAGCTGGAGCGGGTGGAGGAACTGCTGGAGCGCCGGAGCGCGGTCGCGGCGCGCTACGCGGAACTGCTCGCGGACGAGGAGCTGCTGACGGTGCCTCATGTTCCGCAGGACCGTACCCACGCCTGGCAGTCCTATGTGGTGACGCTGGACCGGGCGGTGGACCGGGGCGAGGTCGCCACCGCGCTGCGCGCCCAGGGCATCGGCTCCGGGCACGGCACGTGGGCGACCCATCTGCAGCCGGTGTACCGGAGCAAGCAGCGGTGCCCGGTCTCGGCGGACCTCTTCCGGCGCAATCTCGCCGTCCCGATGCACGCCGAACTCACCATGAGCCAGGTCGAACGGGTCGTGGAGGTGCTGCGGACCGCGCTGCGGACCAGCGCGAGCGGTCGCGCCGCCTGA
- the phzG gene encoding phenazine biosynthesis FMN-dependent oxidase PhzG encodes MSLIRSASRSESLTGSLDFVFKEYDDAPADPIPVLRDWLAYAHEHDVREPKAMALATANAAGQASTRIVVLNRVTDDGFVFETHSTSRKGRDIAETGWVSAVLYWRETGQQITVSGPARQLSDTESDALWRARPPAAHPMTTLSRQSEPLGDAAAMLAEAERLHGEPGPLPRPERYRGYQVTAARIEFWYARHDRLHQRLSYERTENGWSATRLQP; translated from the coding sequence GTGAGCCTGATCAGGAGTGCGAGCCGGAGCGAATCCCTCACCGGGTCGCTGGACTTCGTCTTCAAGGAGTACGACGACGCGCCGGCGGACCCGATCCCGGTGCTGCGCGACTGGCTTGCGTACGCGCACGAGCACGACGTCAGGGAGCCGAAGGCGATGGCACTCGCCACCGCGAACGCGGCGGGCCAGGCATCGACCCGGATCGTCGTGCTGAACCGCGTGACGGACGACGGCTTCGTCTTCGAGACGCACTCCACCAGCCGTAAAGGGCGCGACATCGCGGAGACGGGATGGGTGTCCGCGGTCCTCTACTGGCGGGAGACCGGACAGCAGATCACCGTCAGCGGGCCCGCCCGGCAGCTGTCCGACACCGAGTCCGACGCGCTCTGGCGGGCGCGTCCCCCGGCCGCCCACCCGATGACCACCCTGTCGCGCCAGAGCGAGCCGCTCGGGGACGCGGCGGCCATGCTGGCCGAGGCCGAAAGGCTGCACGGCGAGCCGGGACCGCTGCCGCGCCCGGAGCGGTACCGCGGTTACCAAGTGACCGCGGCCCGGATCGAGTTCTGGTACGCGCGGCACGACCGGCTGCACCAGCGGCTGAGTTACGAGCGAACCGAGAACGGCTGGTCGGCGACCCGGCTGCAGCCCTGA
- a CDS encoding FAD-dependent monooxygenase, whose translation MTPVLIAGGGIGGLTAALSLHTAGIEAVVVESARRIEPLGVGMNLLSHGVRELTELGLGDDLAALGVATAEHVYCDSSGDQLFAEPRGLDQGYLWPQYSIHRGELHLLLLDRVRERLGPDAVRTGTRLLDFTEGPDAVHVRVEDRESGAVETLDAGALIGADGLRSAVRAQLHPDEGPLAWSGHRMWRGVTKVNRPFLTGTSMAIVRDGDASLVAYPIGRDRINWVCLVRVAEPGPLPEGDAVNAVDDHRTALLKDVLPHYESWSMGWLDVPDLLERSDHILEYPMVDRDPLPAWGRGRVTLLGDAAHPMYPAGANGASQAIVDARVLAFELARADGDTPAGLAAYEGARLEATAAVVQAGRAMERAGTAIPWNRGSLARMAEMYRQMAADDIAALNGRPSLTPPGRS comes from the coding sequence ATGACACCCGTCCTCATAGCCGGCGGCGGGATCGGCGGGCTCACGGCCGCGCTGAGCCTGCACACCGCGGGCATCGAAGCCGTCGTCGTGGAGAGCGCCCGCCGCATCGAGCCGCTCGGTGTCGGGATGAACCTCCTCAGCCACGGGGTCCGCGAACTGACCGAGCTCGGCCTCGGCGACGACCTCGCCGCCCTCGGTGTGGCCACGGCCGAGCACGTGTACTGCGACAGTTCCGGCGACCAGCTCTTCGCCGAGCCCCGCGGCCTCGACCAGGGCTATCTCTGGCCCCAGTACTCCATCCACCGCGGCGAGTTGCACCTGCTGCTCCTCGACCGGGTCCGGGAACGGCTCGGCCCCGACGCGGTGCGCACCGGCACACGGCTGCTGGACTTCACCGAGGGGCCCGACGCCGTCCACGTCCGCGTGGAGGACCGCGAGAGCGGTGCCGTCGAGACGCTCGACGCCGGCGCGCTGATCGGCGCGGACGGGCTGCGTTCGGCCGTCCGCGCCCAACTCCACCCGGACGAGGGGCCACTGGCCTGGTCCGGCCACCGGATGTGGCGTGGTGTGACGAAGGTGAACAGGCCGTTCCTGACCGGCACTTCCATGGCGATCGTGCGGGACGGCGACGCGTCGCTGGTGGCGTACCCGATCGGCCGGGACCGGATCAACTGGGTCTGTCTGGTACGTGTCGCCGAGCCCGGCCCCCTTCCCGAGGGCGACGCCGTGAATGCGGTCGACGACCACCGCACGGCCCTGCTGAAGGATGTGCTGCCGCACTACGAGAGCTGGTCGATGGGCTGGCTCGACGTGCCCGACCTGCTGGAGCGCAGCGACCACATCCTGGAGTACCCCATGGTCGACCGTGACCCGCTCCCCGCCTGGGGGCGCGGCCGCGTGACACTGCTCGGCGACGCCGCCCACCCGATGTATCCCGCCGGGGCCAACGGCGCGTCACAGGCCATCGTCGACGCGCGCGTTCTCGCCTTCGAGCTGGCGCGGGCGGACGGCGACACCCCGGCGGGGCTCGCCGCGTACGAGGGCGCCCGCCTGGAGGCGACCGCGGCCGTCGTCCAGGCGGGCCGTGCCATGGAGCGCGCCGGCACGGCCATTCCGTGGAACCGCGGCAGCCTCGCCCGCATGGCCGAGATGTACCGGCAGATGGCCGCCGACGACATCGCCGCACTCAACGGCCGTCCCTCGCTGACACCGCCCGGCCGCTCGTAG
- a CDS encoding AfsR/SARP family transcriptional regulator encodes MQRSSEMMNEQTNTDTAVAGLRIADGRRSQVLLRHRPGGGIGEARCIAELEREVRDLQRANATLKRYVAKVLELGLEFPLPDAGFEATGTAGVNGVTGTAGTAGTAGVTGVNGVTGHRNGTNAVAFSRRTAPASFRGTEAPSLRSLDRSADQPAAEVEFRVLGPVEAVVAGRRIDLGAPKQRAVLALLVSQVGRPVSVDVLLEELWEGRPPPSAITSLHAYVANLRRVLEPDRAPRKPATVLRTRGRAYLLDNRAVEVDVQRFGERAKAGWQALDQRDPQRALREFEAGLALWRGQAYAEVADAPHVAPEVVRLEELRLWVVEGRCATLIAVGAHEIAVSELAAFTQAHPLREYGCELLSVALYRAGRQADALAVLRSHQKRMAEELGIDPSPALQHLEREILHQAPSLD; translated from the coding sequence ATGCAGAGGAGTTCAGAGATGATGAACGAGCAGACCAACACCGATACGGCTGTCGCCGGCCTCAGGATCGCCGACGGTCGCCGGTCGCAGGTCCTTCTCAGGCACCGGCCGGGAGGCGGAATCGGCGAGGCCCGGTGCATCGCCGAGCTGGAGCGCGAAGTACGGGATCTCCAGAGAGCGAATGCGACACTCAAGCGGTATGTGGCGAAGGTTCTCGAACTGGGCCTCGAATTCCCGCTGCCCGACGCCGGCTTCGAGGCCACGGGGACCGCCGGGGTCAACGGGGTCACCGGGACCGCCGGGACCGCCGGGACCGCCGGGGTCACCGGGGTCAACGGGGTCACCGGGCACAGGAACGGCACGAACGCCGTCGCGTTCTCACGCCGTACGGCTCCGGCCTCTTTCCGGGGGACCGAGGCACCGTCCCTCAGGTCCCTGGACAGGTCAGCGGACCAGCCCGCGGCCGAGGTCGAGTTCCGGGTGCTCGGTCCGGTGGAGGCCGTTGTCGCGGGCCGCCGGATCGACCTGGGAGCGCCGAAGCAGCGTGCGGTACTCGCGCTGCTGGTGAGCCAGGTGGGTCGGCCGGTGTCGGTCGACGTGCTGCTGGAGGAGTTGTGGGAGGGGCGGCCACCACCTTCGGCGATCACCTCGCTGCACGCGTATGTGGCCAATTTAAGAAGGGTGTTGGAGCCGGATCGGGCACCGCGGAAGCCCGCGACGGTGCTGCGCACACGCGGTCGCGCGTATCTGCTCGACAACCGCGCCGTCGAGGTGGACGTCCAGCGCTTCGGTGAGCGCGCGAAGGCCGGGTGGCAGGCGCTCGACCAGCGCGATCCGCAGCGGGCTCTACGCGAATTCGAGGCGGGCCTGGCACTGTGGCGTGGGCAGGCGTACGCGGAGGTGGCCGACGCGCCTCATGTGGCGCCGGAGGTCGTACGGCTGGAGGAGTTGCGGCTGTGGGTGGTCGAGGGACGCTGCGCGACGCTGATAGCGGTGGGGGCACACGAGATAGCGGTGTCCGAGCTGGCCGCCTTCACCCAGGCCCATCCGCTGCGCGAGTACGGCTGTGAGCTGTTGAGCGTGGCGCTGTACCGGGCCGGACGACAGGCCGACGCACTGGCGGTGCTGCGGTCCCATCAGAAGCGGATGGCCGAGGAGTTGGGGATCGATCCCAGCCCGGCGCTTCAGCATCTCGAAAGGGAGATTCTGCACCAGGCCCCGAGCCTGGACTGA
- a CDS encoding methyltransferase, with protein sequence MNSGQPTSDRIMRLITGYWATGVLGTAANHSVFTHLENGATSAGQLADLAGISHRGAQTLLDGLVALGLVELDAGRYRNTAEASAFLVDGLPASLTGFAKVKMGHMASLADLPDVVRAGGPLTDAVVEVADNPHWENLVQALAAQSAPVAEIAADTLRLAEAGEISILDIGGGSGIYSAVWLALNPAARSTQLDWAPINTIARRLLAERGVADRVSYLDGDFHTTDFGTSAHDVVTYSNIAHQEGPEGNVEIFARVRSALRPGGTLVISDYVVDDDRSGPAFALTFAGEMLLKSRHGGTWRQEDYRTWLAKAGFDEVSFQRTPSPTTLVFAR encoded by the coding sequence ATGAACAGCGGTCAGCCGACATCGGATCGGATCATGCGGCTCATCACCGGTTACTGGGCCACCGGTGTCCTGGGGACGGCGGCGAACCATTCGGTGTTCACCCACCTGGAGAACGGCGCGACCTCCGCGGGCCAACTGGCCGACCTCGCCGGGATATCGCACCGAGGCGCGCAGACCCTCCTCGACGGACTGGTCGCCCTCGGCCTCGTCGAACTGGACGCCGGCCGGTACCGCAACACCGCCGAGGCGTCCGCCTTCCTCGTGGACGGCCTGCCCGCCTCCCTGACCGGCTTCGCCAAGGTCAAGATGGGGCACATGGCCTCACTGGCGGACCTGCCCGATGTCGTGCGCGCCGGGGGACCGCTGACGGACGCGGTGGTGGAGGTGGCCGACAACCCGCACTGGGAGAATCTGGTCCAGGCCCTCGCCGCGCAGTCGGCCCCCGTGGCGGAGATCGCCGCCGACACGCTGCGGCTGGCGGAGGCCGGTGAGATCTCCATCCTCGACATAGGCGGCGGATCGGGCATCTACTCCGCCGTCTGGCTCGCGCTCAACCCCGCCGCCCGCTCGACCCAGCTCGACTGGGCGCCGATCAACACGATCGCCCGCCGGCTGCTCGCCGAGCGGGGCGTCGCCGATCGTGTCAGCTACCTCGACGGCGACTTCCACACCACCGACTTCGGCACCTCGGCCCACGACGTCGTGACGTACTCCAACATCGCCCACCAGGAAGGACCGGAGGGCAACGTGGAGATCTTCGCCAGGGTGCGGAGCGCTCTGCGGCCCGGCGGCACTCTGGTCATCTCCGACTACGTCGTCGACGACGACCGTTCCGGCCCCGCCTTCGCGCTGACCTTCGCGGGGGAGATGCTGCTCAAGAGCAGGCACGGGGGCACCTGGCGGCAGGAGGACTACCGGACCTGGCTGGCGAAGGCCGGCTTCGACGAGGTCTCGTTCCAGCGCACACCGTCACCGACCACGTTGGTCTTCGCCCGCTAG
- a CDS encoding PhzA/PhzB family protein, producing the protein MTSARSPRPGTAAPVFTDQHDLRARNRRAVERYMETGAEARSRRHTLYTEDGTASLFNTDIGRPIVVRGRERLERHGVLSLEVLPDWRWTDVRIYETQDPAVIWVECDGEGTIRFPGYPEGRYRNHFIHGFTLSDGMILASREYTNPIEHMRALSIETPHIKRDWIPS; encoded by the coding sequence ATGACCTCGGCACGGTCCCCCCGGCCCGGCACCGCCGCACCGGTGTTCACCGACCAGCACGACTTACGGGCCCGCAACCGGCGGGCGGTGGAGCGGTACATGGAGACCGGCGCGGAGGCCCGGTCGCGCAGGCACACCCTCTATACGGAGGACGGCACCGCGTCCCTCTTCAACACCGACATCGGCCGGCCCATCGTCGTCCGGGGCAGGGAGCGGCTGGAGCGGCACGGTGTCCTCTCCTTGGAGGTACTGCCCGACTGGCGGTGGACCGACGTGCGTATCTACGAGACGCAGGATCCGGCCGTCATCTGGGTCGAGTGCGACGGCGAGGGAACGATCCGCTTCCCCGGCTATCCCGAGGGGCGCTACCGCAACCACTTCATCCACGGGTTCACGCTGAGTGACGGAATGATCCTCGCCAGCCGCGAGTACACCAATCCCATCGAGCACATGCGTGCCCTCAGCATCGAGACACCGCACATCAAGCGGGACTGGATCCCCTCCTGA